AGTAAGCGAGCGCGCGACGTGGTTCTCCCTGTCCAGAAGCCAGAGGCCGAAGAGGCCTTTGGCCTGAATATTTCGGCGGGCGGTGTTCCGGCGGCGGTGTCCAGCGGAGCGAGCATGCGGCCCACCCAATTCAAGACCTCTTCGGCAACGAAGTTCGGCGATGGCGTATTTGCCCTGTCGGCACGCTTCTTCGCCGTTCTGACCCTCGCCCTGCTGGCGGGGATCATCGTCGCGCTGACCTATGCCTCGTGGCCCAGCCTCGAAGCATTCGGTATCGGCTTTCTGTTCTCCTCCGAATGGAATCCGCCGATGGAGCGCTTCGGCGCGCTGATCCCGATCTACGGCACGCTCGTGAGTTCCGGGATCGCGCTGCTGATCGCTGTGCCGGTCAGCTTCGGGATTGCGCTGTTCCTGACCGAGTTGTCGCCGCTGTGGTTGCGTCGTCCGCTGGGGACGGCCATCGAGCTGCTCGCCGCCATTCCCAGCATCGTCTACGGGATGTGGGGCCTGCTGGTTTTCGCGCCGATCTTCGCCAAGTACGTCCAACCCGCGCTGCAGTCGGTGCTCGGTCCCTTGCCGATCGTCGGGAAGCTCTTCATGGGGCCGCCGCTGGGCATCGGTCTGCTGTCGGCCGGGATCATCCTTGCCATCATGATCATTCCGTACATCGCTTCGGTGATGCGGGACGTCTTCGAAGTGACGCCGGCCATGCTCAAGGAATCCGCGTACGGGGTCGGTTGCACCACCTGGGAGGTGATGTGGCGGGTGGTTCTCCCCTACACGAAGACTGGCGTTATCGGCGGGGTGATGCTGGGTCTGGGGCGTGCGCTGGGTGAAACCATGGCGGTCACCTTCGTCATCGGCAACACGAACTTCCTCAATTCCGCTTCGCTGTTCGATCCCGGCAACAGCATCACATCTGCGCTCGCCAACGAGTTTGCGGAAGCAGATCCCGGTCTTCACACCGCTGCGCTGATGGAACTCGGCCTGATCCTTTTCGCGATCACGCTCATCGTGCTGGTGGTGTCGAAACTTCTGCTGCTTCGGTTGGCGCAGGGCGAAGGTGCAAAGAGCTGAGTGATCACCATGAATCTCCTAACCAGAAGAAAGCTCGTCAACCGGATTGCGTTGACCCTGTCGATGTCCGCGATGGCCTTCGGGCTGTTCTGGCTCGCCTGGATTCTTGTCACGGTGTTCGATCTCGGCATCGCGGGCCTGTCTGCCAGCCTGTTTACCGAGATGACGCCGCCTCCCGGCGACCAGGCGGGCGGGCTTGCCAACGCAATCATGGGTAGCGTGGTGATGGTCGGGCTCGCGACGCTGCTGGGTACGCCGATCGGCATCCTCGCCGGCGTGTATCTGGCCGAGTACGGCCGCTACACCCCCTTGGGCAAGGCGACGCGTTTCATCAACGATCTGCTGCTGTCGGCACCGTCGATCGTCATCGGCCTGTTCGTCTACGCCGTGGTCGTCGCGAATACCGGCAAGTTCTCGGGGTGGTCGGGTGTCATTGCGCTCGCGCTGATCGTGCTGCCGGTAGTCGTCCGCACCACCGAGAACATGCTGCAGCTGATTCCGAACACGCTGCGCGAAGCGGCTTTCGCGCTTGGCGCACCGAAGAGCGTGGTGATCTCCAAGGTGACCTTGCGTGCAGCGCGCGCCGGGGTTGTCACCGGCGTATTGCTTGCGGTGGCCCGCATCGCCGGCGAAACCGCGCCCCTGTTGTTCACCGCGCTATCGAATCAGTTCTGGAGCCTGAACATGAACGAGCCGATGGCCAATCTGCCGGTCACCATCTTCAAGTTCGCGATGAGTCCCTTCACCAATTGGCAGGAGCTCGCCTGGGCAGGCGTCTTCCTGATCACCATCGGTGTGCTCATCCTGAACATCGTCGCGCGGGTTTTCCTGCGGGCTGAAAAGATCAACTAAGGCTCTCGCCGAGCTGAGATTTCGGGACCACCATGGAAATCACCGACGCCCAGATCGAATTCAAAGACTTCAACTTCTACTACGGCAAGTTCCACGCGCTTCGGAACGTCAACTTCAAGATGGCCCGGCACAAGGTTACGGCCTTCATCGGTCCGTCCGGTTGCGGTAAATCGACGTTGCTGCGGACGATCAACCGTATGTACGACCTCTATCCGGAGCAGCGCGCCGAGGGCCAATTGCTCTTCGACGGACGCAATCTGCTCGACCGCGATGTCGACGTCAGCGTGCTTCGTGCCAAGATCGGGATGGTTTTCCAGAAGCCCACGCCGTTCCCGATGTCCATCTACGACAACATTGCGTTCGGTGTGCGCCTCCATGAGAAGCTCAACGTCGCGCAGATGGACGAGCGCGTCGAATGGGCGCTCCGCAAGGCCGCGCTGTGGGACGAGGTGAAGGACAAGCTCAAACAAAGTGGCATGAGCCTCTCCGGCGGTCAGCAGCAGCGCCTGTGCATTGCGCGGGGAATCGCCGTCAAGCCCGAAGTCATCCTGCTCGATGAGCCGACGTCGGCGCTCGATCCGATTTCAACCTCCCGGATCGAGGAACTGGTCGATGAACTCAAGAAAGAGTTCACCATCGTCATCGTGACTCACAACATGCAGCAGGCCGCGCGGATCTCCGACTACACCGCCTACATGTATCTGGGCGAGATGGTCGAGTTCGGCGTGACCGACGAAGTCTTCCTGAAGCCCAAGAAGAAGGAAACCGAGGACTACATCACGGGCCGCTTCGGCTGAGCGATGTTCCCGCGGCAGCCCGGCAGGGTCGGTACGGCCTTGGCCGGGCTGTCGCCGTTTGCCTGCTCCCCAACGCAAGCCTATAATCTCGCGATTTACCGGGCAGCCAACGCGTGACCACGAAACTGATAGCAGGCAACTGGAAGCTCAACGGCAGCCTGGCGAAGAACGCAGCGCTGATCGACGAGTTGCGGCGCGCCGAGATGCACTGCGTCGTTTGTGTGCCGTATCCGTATCTGGCCCAGGCGCAGGCGCTTGTTGCCGGTTCGTTGATCGAACTGGGTGCCCAGGACGTCAGCGAGTATGAGCAGGGCGCCTATACCGGCGAAGTTTCCGCCGCGATGCTCGTCGAGTTCGGCTGCCGGTATGTCATCGTCGGTCACTCCGAACGCCGCGCGTTGTTTGGAGATTCCGACCAGGTCGTCGGCCGCAAGGCGGCCTCTGCGCTTGCCGCCGGGCTCACGCCCATCGTCTGCGTGGGTGAAACGCTGGCGGAGCGCGAGCTTGGGGAAGTCGAAGCGGTCATCCGCCGTCAACTGCAAGCCGTTGCCGATTGCGTAGGGGACGAGGCGCTGCCAACGTTGGTGGTCGCTTACGAGCCGGTGTGGGCCATTGGCACCGGGCGCTCGGCTACGCCGGAGCAGGTCGCGCAGACGCACGGTTTCATCCGCGCATGGTTTTCGGCCCGCTGCGACGCTTCGGCTGTACGCATCCTTTATGGCGGCAGTGTCAAGCCCGAGAATGCGGCGGTGCTGTTCTCCACGGACGACGTCGATGGCGGCCTGATCGGCGGGGCTTCGCTGGTCGGTAGCGACTTCGTTGCCATCTGCCGCGCCGCCTGACGGGCGGTTTTTCAAACCAAAACGCTACTTTCAAGGGTTGTGATGAGCGACATTCTGTTTTCGGTGGTCCTGACGGTGCACGTCGTCGTAGGGCTCGGTGTCATCGGTCTCGTGCTGGTGCAGCACGGCAAAGGTGCCGACATGGGGGCCGCTTTTGGGAGCGGCGCGTCCGGAAGTCTGTTCGGTTCCTCGGGTTCGGCCAATTTCCTCAGCAGGACCACCGCGGTGCTCGCCACGGTCTTTTTCGTCACCAGTCTCAGCCTTAGCTATCTCGCCAGCAACAAGACCAGCGCCCCCTCCAGTGTGATGGAGCGGGCGGTGCCGAGCGCGCCGGCGGAGGGGACTGGAACGGTTGCGCCGGCCACGCCTGGCGATGCTTCCAAGGCCCAGGAGATTCCGAAATAATGCGGAAAATCGCTTTGCGCACTGCGGAAAGCATCGTATAATTCTTTGGCTGTAACGAAATCCAAGCCGACGTGGTGAAATTGGTAGACACGCTATCTTGAGGGGGTAGTGGCGAAAGCCGTGTGAGTTCGAGTCTCACCGTCGGCACCAGATTCGGATGACGCCCGCTATTGCGGGCGTTTCCATGCAATAGCAGCCAAAACAATAATGGCGACGAACAAGTCGCCCTTCTCGATTGGGGGTCGATGAGTCATGCTGGAAAACTACTTTCCCGTCCTGATGTTCATTCTCGTTGGGCTCGGAATTGGTGTAGTTCCCGTGGTTCTGGGTCGAGTAATTGCTCCCCACCGCCCCGATAGTCAAAAGCTGTCTCCCTATGAGTGCGGATTCGAGGCATTTGAAGATGCCCGAATGAAATTCGACGTCCGCTACTATCTCATCGCAATTCTCTTCATCCTGTTCGACCTCGAAATCGCTTTTCTCTTTCCGTGGGCGACGGTCTTTCAGGACTTCATTGCCGCCGGCGAGCTTGCGTGGTTTGTTTTCGGTTCGGTGATGGTCTTCCTGGCTATTCTGGTCATCGGTTACATCGTCGAGTGGAAAAACGGCGCACTCGACTGGGAGTAATGCAATGAGCATTGAGGGCGTCTTTCGCGAAGGGTTTGTCACTACTTCGCTCGATGCGGTCATCAATTGGACGCGAACCGGCTCGTTGTGGCCGATGACCTTCGGGTTGGCCTGTTGTGCGGTTGAAATGATTCACGCGGGTTGTTCCCGCTACGATCTGGACCGTTTCGGTGTGGTGTTCCGCCCCAGCCCGCGGCAATCCGATTTGATGATCGTCGCCGGCACGCTGTGCAACAAGATGGCTCCGGCGCTGCGCAAGGTGTACGACCAGATGGCCGAGCCGCGCTGGGTTATCTCCATGGGGTCCTGTGCGAATGGTGGCGGCTATTACCACTATTCCTACTCGGTCGTGCGCGGCTGCGACCGGATTGTTCCCGTTGATGTCTATGTGCCTGGCTGTCCGCCGACGGCCGAGGCATTGTTGTACGGCATTATTCAGCTGCAGAACAAGATCAAGCGGACCAACACGATTGCCCGCTGATTGACGGATGCCCAGACATGAGTGCCAAGCTTGAACGCCTGAGTCAAACGCTTCGCGATGTCCTCGGTGATGTTGTTGAGTCGCTGGTGGTGGATCGCGGTGAGGTGACGATAGAAGTCGCCGCCGGAAATTTTCTTGATGTTGCCCGCAGGCTGCGAGACGAGGCTGCGCTCGGTTTCGAGCAGCTGATGGATATCTCCGGTATCGACTATTCCGCCTTTGGCAATGGTGCCTGGCAAGGCAAGCGATTTGCCTCTGTTGCGCACCTGCTGTCCGTCAAGAATAACTGGCGCCTGCGGCTTCGCGTGTTTGCGGATGACGATGACTTTCCGGTCCTGGGTTCGCTCGTCGAAGTGTGGCCTAGCGCGAACTGGTTTGAACGCGAGGCGTTCGATCTTTACGGAATTCTCTACGCAGGCCATCCGGATCTTCGTCGTATCCTGACCGACTACGGTTTCGTCGGTCATCCGTTCCGCAAGGATTTCCCCATCTCGGGCTACGTAGAAATGCGCTATGACCCGGAGCAGGGGCGCGTGGTGTATCAGCCGGTAACGATCGAGCCTCGCGAGAATACCCCGCGCATCGTGCGTGAAGAGAATTACGGGGATGTCGGTCATGGCTGAAATTCGCAACTACACGATCAACTTCGGTCCGCAGCATCCGTCGGCGCACGGTGTGCTGCGCCTGGTTCTGGAACTGGACGGCGAAGTCGTCGAGCGCGCCGATCCGCATATCGGCCTGTTGCATCGCGGTACCGAGAAGCTTGCCGAGACGCGAACCTGGGTTCAGTCGGTGCCTTACATGGACCGTCTCGACTACGTCTCGATGATGTGCAACGAGCACGCCTACTGCATGGCCATCGAGCGCCTGCTTGGCGTCGAGGTGCCGTTGCGCGCCCAGTACATCCGGGTGATGTTCGATGAAATCACCCGCATTTTGAATCATCTGCTGAACATCGGCACCCACGCGCTGGATATCGGTGCGATGACGATGGTGTTGTACACGTTCCGTGAGCGGGAAGATCTCATGGATGCGTACGAGGCGGTGTCGGGTGCGCGCATGCACGCGGCCTATTACCGTCCGGGCGGGGTGTATCGCGACCTTCCGGACCGGATGCCGCAGTACCAGCCCAACAAGTTCAAGAACGCCAATGTCGTCAAGGATCTGAATGCGGCGCGGCAAGGTTCGCTGCTGGACTTCCTCGACGACTTCACGCAGCGCTTTCCCAGGTATTGCGACGAATACGAAACCCTGCTGACCGACAACCGTATCTGGAAGCAGCGCACGGTCGGTATCGGCGTTGTCACGCCGGAGCAGGCGCTCGCGTGGGGCTTTTCCGGTCCGATGATCCGCGGTTCCGGTATCGCCTGGGATCTGCGCAAGAAGCAGCCGTACGAAGTCTACGACAAGGTCGACTTCGACATTCCGGTGGGCAAGAACGGTGACTGTTATGACCGTTACCTCTGCCGGATGGAGGAAATGCGTCAGTCCAACCGCATCATCCGCCAGTGCATTGACTGGCTGCGCAAGAACCCGGGGCCGGTCATCACCGACAACCACAAGGTTGCGCCGCCGTCGCGCGAGCAGATGAAGTCCAACATGGAAGAGCTGATCCACCACTTCAAGCTCTTCACCGAAGGCATGCACGTACCCAAGGGCGAAGCCTATGCTGCCGTGGAGCACCCGAAGGGCGAGTTTGGCGTGTATGCGGTGTCCGATGGTGCGAACAAGCCTTATCGCCTCAAGCTGCGGGCGCCGGGCTTCGCCCACCTCGCCGCCATGGATGAGATTTCCCGTGGCCACATGATTGCCGACGTGGTGGCGATCATCGGGACCATGGACGTGGTGTTCGGAGAGATCGACCGCTAGGGCGACGACCCGCACCAACATACGGGCATGGCCCGACCCAGGACGAACAGACGGCAGGCTATCCGGAAGACGAGCACGACATGCTGAGCCAGGAATCGCTGCAACAGATCGATCGCGAGATCGCGAAATATCCTCCCGACCAGAAGCAGTCGGCGGCCATGTCCGCGCTGCGTATCGCTCAAGTCGAGAAAGGCTGGCTTTCGAAGGAAACGATCGCCTTCGTCGCGGACTACCTCCAGATGCCGGCGATCGCCGTCTATGAGGTAGCGAGCTTCTACAACATGTACGACCTGCAGCCAGTGGGGCGCCACAAGATTACCGTGTGCACCAACCTCCCTTGTGCGCTGTCGGGCGGCGTTCATGCGGCCGAATACATCAAGCAGAAGCTCGGTATCGATTTCAACGAGACCACGCCCGATGGCAAGTTCACGCTGAAGGAAGGCGAGTGCATGGGCGCCTGTGGTGACGCCCCGGTTCTGCTGCACAACAACCACACGATGTGCAGCTGGATGACGACTGAGAAAATCGACCAACTCCTGGCCGACCTGGGAAGCAAATGAGCGCGCACGGACTGATCCTCGCCGGGCTGGACGGCGACCGCACCTGGCGGCTCCAGGACTACATCGGCCGTGGCGGCTATTCGGCGCTGAAGAAGATCATCGCGGAGAAGATTCCGCCGGAAACGATCATCGCGGAACTCAAGGCTTCCGCCCTGCGCGGCC
Above is a window of Azoarcus olearius DNA encoding:
- the pstC gene encoding phosphate ABC transporter permease PstC is translated as MVLPVQKPEAEEAFGLNISAGGVPAAVSSGASMRPTQFKTSSATKFGDGVFALSARFFAVLTLALLAGIIVALTYASWPSLEAFGIGFLFSSEWNPPMERFGALIPIYGTLVSSGIALLIAVPVSFGIALFLTELSPLWLRRPLGTAIELLAAIPSIVYGMWGLLVFAPIFAKYVQPALQSVLGPLPIVGKLFMGPPLGIGLLSAGIILAIMIIPYIASVMRDVFEVTPAMLKESAYGVGCTTWEVMWRVVLPYTKTGVIGGVMLGLGRALGETMAVTFVIGNTNFLNSASLFDPGNSITSALANEFAEADPGLHTAALMELGLILFAITLIVLVVSKLLLLRLAQGEGAKS
- the pstA gene encoding phosphate ABC transporter permease PstA — its product is MNLLTRRKLVNRIALTLSMSAMAFGLFWLAWILVTVFDLGIAGLSASLFTEMTPPPGDQAGGLANAIMGSVVMVGLATLLGTPIGILAGVYLAEYGRYTPLGKATRFINDLLLSAPSIVIGLFVYAVVVANTGKFSGWSGVIALALIVLPVVVRTTENMLQLIPNTLREAAFALGAPKSVVISKVTLRAARAGVVTGVLLAVARIAGETAPLLFTALSNQFWSLNMNEPMANLPVTIFKFAMSPFTNWQELAWAGVFLITIGVLILNIVARVFLRAEKIN
- the pstB gene encoding phosphate ABC transporter ATP-binding protein PstB, encoding MEITDAQIEFKDFNFYYGKFHALRNVNFKMARHKVTAFIGPSGCGKSTLLRTINRMYDLYPEQRAEGQLLFDGRNLLDRDVDVSVLRAKIGMVFQKPTPFPMSIYDNIAFGVRLHEKLNVAQMDERVEWALRKAALWDEVKDKLKQSGMSLSGGQQQRLCIARGIAVKPEVILLDEPTSALDPISTSRIEELVDELKKEFTIVIVTHNMQQAARISDYTAYMYLGEMVEFGVTDEVFLKPKKKETEDYITGRFG
- the tpiA gene encoding triose-phosphate isomerase, encoding MTTKLIAGNWKLNGSLAKNAALIDELRRAEMHCVVCVPYPYLAQAQALVAGSLIELGAQDVSEYEQGAYTGEVSAAMLVEFGCRYVIVGHSERRALFGDSDQVVGRKAASALAAGLTPIVCVGETLAERELGEVEAVIRRQLQAVADCVGDEALPTLVVAYEPVWAIGTGRSATPEQVAQTHGFIRAWFSARCDASAVRILYGGSVKPENAAVLFSTDDVDGGLIGGASLVGSDFVAICRAA
- the secG gene encoding preprotein translocase subunit SecG; its protein translation is MSDILFSVVLTVHVVVGLGVIGLVLVQHGKGADMGAAFGSGASGSLFGSSGSANFLSRTTAVLATVFFVTSLSLSYLASNKTSAPSSVMERAVPSAPAEGTGTVAPATPGDASKAQEIPK
- the ndhC gene encoding NADH-quinone oxidoreductase subunit A, whose amino-acid sequence is MLENYFPVLMFILVGLGIGVVPVVLGRVIAPHRPDSQKLSPYECGFEAFEDARMKFDVRYYLIAILFILFDLEIAFLFPWATVFQDFIAAGELAWFVFGSVMVFLAILVIGYIVEWKNGALDWE
- a CDS encoding NuoB/complex I 20 kDa subunit family protein, with translation MSIEGVFREGFVTTSLDAVINWTRTGSLWPMTFGLACCAVEMIHAGCSRYDLDRFGVVFRPSPRQSDLMIVAGTLCNKMAPALRKVYDQMAEPRWVISMGSCANGGGYYHYSYSVVRGCDRIVPVDVYVPGCPPTAEALLYGIIQLQNKIKRTNTIAR
- a CDS encoding NADH-quinone oxidoreductase subunit C, which translates into the protein MSAKLERLSQTLRDVLGDVVESLVVDRGEVTIEVAAGNFLDVARRLRDEAALGFEQLMDISGIDYSAFGNGAWQGKRFASVAHLLSVKNNWRLRLRVFADDDDFPVLGSLVEVWPSANWFEREAFDLYGILYAGHPDLRRILTDYGFVGHPFRKDFPISGYVEMRYDPEQGRVVYQPVTIEPRENTPRIVREENYGDVGHG
- a CDS encoding NADH-quinone oxidoreductase subunit D; its protein translation is MAEIRNYTINFGPQHPSAHGVLRLVLELDGEVVERADPHIGLLHRGTEKLAETRTWVQSVPYMDRLDYVSMMCNEHAYCMAIERLLGVEVPLRAQYIRVMFDEITRILNHLLNIGTHALDIGAMTMVLYTFREREDLMDAYEAVSGARMHAAYYRPGGVYRDLPDRMPQYQPNKFKNANVVKDLNAARQGSLLDFLDDFTQRFPRYCDEYETLLTDNRIWKQRTVGIGVVTPEQALAWGFSGPMIRGSGIAWDLRKKQPYEVYDKVDFDIPVGKNGDCYDRYLCRMEEMRQSNRIIRQCIDWLRKNPGPVITDNHKVAPPSREQMKSNMEELIHHFKLFTEGMHVPKGEAYAAVEHPKGEFGVYAVSDGANKPYRLKLRAPGFAHLAAMDEISRGHMIADVVAIIGTMDVVFGEIDR
- the nuoE gene encoding NADH-quinone oxidoreductase subunit NuoE, encoding MLSQESLQQIDREIAKYPPDQKQSAAMSALRIAQVEKGWLSKETIAFVADYLQMPAIAVYEVASFYNMYDLQPVGRHKITVCTNLPCALSGGVHAAEYIKQKLGIDFNETTPDGKFTLKEGECMGACGDAPVLLHNNHTMCSWMTTEKIDQLLADLGSK